The Paenibacillus sp. FSL R7-0204 genome includes a region encoding these proteins:
- a CDS encoding LysE family translocator encodes MNILSFIIYCIVVTFTPGPTNIVILSSVQHHGTRQTMVYVSGATLAFGLLLAASALLNHLLAGVLPEILRIMQIAGSVYMLYLAYQVYHMGRSSGEVTRHSASFYSGLLMQFVNPKVLLFTLTVIPGYVMPYYDSSAAAFGFVLLVTFIGFLAFTTWVAFGSVFRSFLQQHRRVMNTLMALFLVYSAVLVSGIIEI; translated from the coding sequence ATGAATATCCTTTCCTTTATCATCTATTGTATTGTGGTTACCTTCACACCCGGCCCCACTAATATTGTAATCCTGTCTTCCGTCCAGCATCACGGGACCAGACAAACCATGGTATACGTAAGCGGAGCCACACTGGCCTTCGGGCTGCTGCTTGCCGCCTCCGCTCTACTCAACCACCTGCTGGCAGGCGTACTCCCGGAGATTCTCCGCATCATGCAGATCGCAGGCAGCGTGTATATGCTGTATCTGGCGTATCAAGTCTATCATATGGGCCGCAGCTCCGGGGAAGTAACCCGGCATTCGGCCAGCTTCTATTCCGGTCTGCTGATGCAGTTCGTGAATCCCAAGGTGCTGCTGTTTACACTGACCGTCATACCGGGTTACGTCATGCCTTACTACGATTCTTCGGCTGCCGCCTTCGGGTTCGTTCTGCTCGTGACCTTCATCGGATTCCTGGCATTCACCACATGGGTGGCCTTCGGGTCCGTCTTTAGAAGCTTTTTGCAGCAGCACCGGCGGGTGATGAATACGTTAATGGCCCTTTTTCTGGTATATTCAGCGGTACTTGTATCCGGCATCATAGAGATCTGA
- a CDS encoding ABC transporter ATP-binding protein, which translates to MNRTTTTGAVPLDKQPAAAQNIFIRLLKLGKPYTGWYIILCFFAAITSLTSVGIAEILRRIINAATHHDTSGLAAAMTLAVVIIVIDAGVHFLNTYLSGLLEIKSTSRLQVSLLTRLMNIQMKELDRYHSADLISRMNDSAPAAQQGINRKTTELISNLLQIAFLLTYLLSLQFVLTLGTILICSLVPLVMLPFTSRLRRMNEQRQSIESEQQAFVQDSIQGAEVVRAFSLASRLLGQFNHRVRQFNTVHLSVSRVEAVGYNMPLAVTLGGLLYVLSYGGYLVVGGRLDVGAVAAFLLCFEQISNPLSKLANLWTELQASLAQGRRLFEIMDLPLEGESPANTDAAEQNPEAWTEDKQPAAGQLPLVFRNVTFGYGQHKVLTGIHLRIEPGKVTAFAGASGSGKSTILQLMLAAYVPDGGSIHHGGMPLHTIPPHSWRRHISYVSQEPYLFSGSLYENIAWGRPEASREEVISAAKNAGIHKFIMGTPQQYETIIGERGLTLSGGERQRLSIARAFVREPGLLLLDEPTAALDSHNEEVVQQALQVLMMNRTTVVIAHRLSTIRHADHIYFMEAGAITEQGTHGELMAMQGKYHAMAQAGVQTEEIAEGGLQNEC; encoded by the coding sequence TTGAATCGGACCACTACTACCGGAGCAGTACCACTAGATAAACAACCCGCCGCTGCCCAAAATATCTTTATCCGTTTGCTGAAGCTAGGCAAACCATATACTGGCTGGTATATCATCCTTTGTTTTTTTGCAGCCATCACCTCACTTACAAGCGTAGGTATTGCTGAAATTCTACGGCGTATTATTAATGCGGCTACACACCATGACACTTCCGGTCTTGCAGCCGCGATGACTCTTGCCGTTGTCATTATAGTTATCGATGCTGGAGTCCACTTTCTGAATACCTATCTCTCAGGACTGCTGGAGATCAAATCCACCTCCAGGCTCCAGGTCTCCCTGCTGACAAGGTTAATGAACATTCAGATGAAAGAGCTGGACCGTTATCATTCCGCCGATCTGATCAGCCGGATGAACGATTCTGCGCCAGCCGCCCAGCAAGGAATTAACAGGAAGACCACCGAACTGATCAGCAATCTACTGCAAATCGCATTTCTGCTGACTTATCTTCTGTCTCTGCAGTTTGTTCTAACTCTGGGTACTATACTCATCTGTTCGCTGGTCCCGCTGGTCATGCTCCCCTTTACCTCCCGGCTTCGCAGGATGAATGAGCAGCGCCAGAGTATCGAGAGTGAACAACAGGCATTCGTTCAGGATTCGATACAGGGCGCTGAGGTCGTGCGTGCTTTCTCCCTTGCTTCCCGCCTGCTAGGGCAGTTCAACCACAGAGTCCGACAATTTAACACTGTTCATTTGTCAGTATCACGGGTTGAAGCTGTAGGATACAATATGCCTCTGGCTGTTACCCTCGGCGGATTGCTCTATGTTCTCTCTTATGGTGGCTATCTGGTAGTCGGAGGCCGGCTTGATGTAGGGGCCGTTGCCGCTTTTCTTCTCTGTTTTGAGCAAATTTCTAATCCGCTATCCAAGCTTGCCAATCTATGGACTGAATTACAAGCTTCACTGGCACAAGGTAGACGTTTATTTGAGATTATGGATCTGCCCTTAGAAGGCGAGAGCCCGGCGAATACAGACGCTGCAGAACAGAACCCTGAAGCATGGACTGAAGATAAGCAGCCTGCAGCCGGTCAGCTGCCCCTTGTATTCCGTAATGTCACCTTCGGGTACGGACAACACAAAGTATTAACCGGCATCCATCTGCGGATTGAGCCCGGAAAGGTAACTGCCTTTGCAGGTGCCAGCGGCAGCGGCAAAAGTACCATTCTTCAGCTAATGCTTGCAGCTTATGTGCCTGATGGAGGGAGCATCCATCATGGCGGCATGCCTTTACATACGATTCCACCGCATAGCTGGCGCAGACATATCTCCTACGTATCCCAGGAGCCTTATCTATTCTCCGGTTCACTATACGAGAATATTGCCTGGGGACGACCCGAGGCGTCCCGTGAAGAAGTTATATCCGCTGCTAAAAATGCGGGTATCCACAAGTTCATTATGGGAACTCCCCAACAATATGAGACGATTATCGGTGAAAGGGGACTTACTTTATCAGGAGGTGAACGTCAGCGGCTATCCATTGCCCGGGCCTTCGTCCGTGAACCGGGGCTGTTGCTGCTTGATGAGCCTACTGCTGCCCTTGACAGCCATAATGAGGAGGTTGTTCAGCAGGCTTTGCAGGTGCTGATGATGAACCGGACCACAGTGGTGATTGCCCACCGGCTGTCAACCATCAGGCATGCGGATCATATTTACTTCATGGAAGCAGGAGCGATTACAGAACAAGGGACCCACGGGGAGCTGATGGCCATGCAAGGCAAGTACCACGCTATGGCCCAGGCGGGTGTCCAGACAGAGGAGATTGCGGAAGGAGGATTACAAAATGAATGCTAA
- a CDS encoding ABC transporter permease, translated as MSLNYIILRNLKKNIKNYYLYVFALIFSVALYFSFVTLQFDPAMKEVSGSIKGGAAIGASSVLLVAIVAIFLLYANTIFIKRRSKEIGLFQLIGLTKSRIFVLLSAENLILYFGSMFAGIGAGFVMSRLILMILFKILEVDLLAALRFSPEALQRTVLVFAAVYVLIMIMNYTFIRAQSILSLFKAKATSQTRIQRMSLWEVVIGLLGMISIFGGYYISGELFSGKFTGMGALMYAMIAILALVIIGTYLFYKGSVSFLFNLIRRSKKGYLSIREVLSLSSIMFRMKSNALLLTVITTVSALAIGLLSLSYISYYSVGASARESSPHDYGFLQKADEAGFREALNKAGISYTTLEIPTVQVEVGLKEVLDTRNTPGNETILSATVISDSSLKDMDLQPGEVEIKGYTTTKQTMLKLKKKGELDFSTKDGVMKQQLTGLSEETVLPYYFGGGILGVFVVDDSVFQELLQHKDPDEQKRVKGGGIYYGMNLASSSQAKQAYEIYKQQKPELQSFSQYEFEFNQRTNMGLIMFIVGFLGLTFLITSGCILYFKQMDESEEEREGYTILRKLGFTQGDLLRGIQFKQLFNFGIPLIVGLCHSYFAVKSGWFLFGTEMLTPMFVVMGLYTVLYSIFGLLSVLYYKRVIRESL; from the coding sequence ATGAGTCTGAATTATATTATCCTGCGGAACCTCAAAAAGAACATTAAGAACTATTACCTCTACGTATTCGCGCTCATTTTCAGTGTGGCCCTGTACTTCTCCTTCGTAACGCTGCAGTTCGACCCGGCCATGAAGGAGGTCAGCGGTTCGATCAAAGGCGGGGCAGCTATCGGCGCATCCTCCGTCCTGCTGGTTGCGATTGTGGCCATCTTCCTGTTGTATGCGAACACGATCTTCATCAAGCGCCGCAGCAAGGAGATCGGGCTGTTCCAGCTCATCGGGCTGACCAAAAGCAGAATCTTCGTGCTGCTGAGCGCAGAGAATCTGATTCTATATTTCGGATCGATGTTCGCGGGAATTGGCGCAGGGTTCGTGATGTCACGGCTGATCCTGATGATTCTGTTCAAAATCCTGGAGGTCGACCTGCTGGCGGCCTTGCGCTTCTCCCCCGAGGCATTGCAGCGGACGGTGTTGGTTTTTGCCGCTGTGTATGTGCTGATTATGATCATGAATTACACGTTCATCCGGGCTCAGAGCATTCTGTCACTGTTCAAAGCTAAGGCCACTTCCCAGACTCGTATTCAGAGAATGTCGTTGTGGGAGGTTGTGATCGGCCTGCTCGGGATGATCAGTATCTTCGGAGGATACTATATCTCAGGGGAGCTGTTCAGCGGCAAATTTACGGGCATGGGCGCATTGATGTATGCGATGATTGCCATCCTCGCACTGGTGATTATCGGAACGTATCTGTTCTACAAAGGCTCGGTCAGCTTTCTCTTCAATCTCATCCGCCGCAGTAAAAAAGGCTACCTGTCCATTCGGGAGGTATTATCGCTCTCTTCCATTATGTTCCGGATGAAATCGAACGCCCTGCTGCTGACTGTCATCACCACGGTATCTGCGCTGGCCATTGGCCTGCTCTCTCTGAGCTATATCTCTTATTATTCGGTGGGGGCCTCTGCCAGAGAGAGTTCACCGCATGATTACGGTTTCCTTCAGAAGGCGGATGAGGCCGGATTCCGGGAGGCGCTCAACAAGGCCGGCATAAGTTATACCACTCTGGAGATTCCAACGGTTCAGGTAGAGGTGGGTCTTAAGGAAGTCTTAGATACTAGAAATACCCCGGGCAATGAAACCATTCTCTCAGCAACTGTGATCAGTGACAGCAGTCTGAAGGACATGGATTTGCAGCCGGGCGAGGTAGAGATTAAAGGGTATACGACTACAAAGCAAACTATGCTGAAGCTCAAGAAGAAGGGGGAGCTCGACTTCTCCACCAAGGATGGTGTGATGAAGCAGCAGCTCACGGGTTTGTCTGAGGAGACTGTGCTGCCGTATTATTTTGGCGGAGGGATTCTGGGGGTATTCGTGGTGGATGATTCTGTCTTCCAGGAATTGCTCCAGCATAAAGACCCGGATGAGCAAAAAAGAGTGAAAGGCGGAGGAATCTACTATGGTATGAATCTTGCCTCGTCCTCGCAGGCCAAGCAGGCTTACGAGATTTATAAGCAGCAGAAGCCGGAGCTGCAAAGCTTCTCACAATATGAGTTTGAGTTCAACCAGCGGACCAATATGGGCCTCATTATGTTCATTGTCGGCTTCCTGGGCCTGACGTTCCTGATTACCTCCGGCTGTATTCTCTACTTCAAGCAGATGGATGAGAGCGAGGAGGAGCGGGAGGGATATACGATTCTGCGCAAGCTGGGCTTCACCCAAGGGGATCTCCTGCGAGGCATCCAGTTCAAGCAGCTGTTCAATTTCGGTATTCCGCTGATCGTCGGCCTGTGTCACAGTTATTTTGCGGTGAAATCCGGCTGGTTCCTGTTTGGAACCGAGATGCTGACCCCGATGTTCGTAGTGATGGGGCTGTACACCGTGCTGTATTCGATCTTCGGCCTCCTGTCAGTCCTGTATTACAAGCGGGTGATCCGGGAATCACTGTAA
- a CDS encoding sensor histidine kinase, whose product MIWKYITEKRSWLLLLAAFQLIILFVAYIDSAIPLLPILYIVLLNTLLCLAFVFLSYSRETRFYKSLASWDQIYELQAVQEPGSPMERLVHEAISAQTDRYKRESSMNIQLLESEKDELLAWIHEVKTPLTAMQLMIERLPDETLQRQMMYEWLRIHHLLDQQLHQKRIPFIRNDLFIEKVSLAPILNKEIRALKSWCISKRIGFDVELEAETVLTDGKWLAFMLRQLLTNAVKYSEASDILVRSREEGGHVALVIEDSGQGIDPRDLPRIYDKGFTSSRFRQEGAATGMGLYLTRQVAEPLLIRLHAASVLGQGSVFTLTFPRENDFQRLTGM is encoded by the coding sequence ATGATATGGAAATACATCACCGAGAAGCGGAGCTGGCTGCTCCTGCTGGCCGCCTTCCAGCTGATTATTCTGTTCGTGGCCTATATTGACTCTGCCATTCCGCTGCTGCCGATCCTGTACATTGTACTCCTCAATACGCTGCTCTGCCTGGCCTTCGTCTTCCTGAGCTATTCCCGGGAGACCCGATTCTATAAGAGCCTTGCTTCCTGGGATCAGATCTATGAGCTGCAGGCGGTCCAGGAGCCGGGTAGTCCGATGGAACGGCTGGTCCATGAGGCGATAAGCGCCCAGACGGACCGCTACAAGCGTGAATCCTCCATGAATATCCAGCTTCTGGAATCGGAGAAGGACGAGCTGCTGGCCTGGATACATGAGGTCAAGACTCCGCTGACTGCTATGCAGCTCATGATAGAACGCCTGCCGGATGAGACCTTGCAAAGACAGATGATGTACGAATGGCTGCGCATCCACCATCTGCTTGACCAGCAGCTGCATCAGAAGCGGATTCCCTTCATCCGCAACGATCTGTTCATTGAAAAGGTCAGTCTTGCCCCTATCCTGAATAAGGAGATCCGGGCATTGAAATCCTGGTGCATCTCCAAACGAATCGGGTTCGACGTAGAGCTTGAGGCCGAGACCGTGCTGACAGACGGCAAATGGCTGGCCTTCATGCTAAGGCAACTCCTGACCAATGCCGTGAAATACAGCGAAGCCTCCGATATCCTCGTCCGGAGCCGTGAAGAGGGAGGCCATGTTGCGCTTGTCATTGAAGACAGCGGACAAGGGATTGATCCCAGGGATCTGCCGCGGATCTATGATAAGGGCTTCACCTCATCGCGCTTCCGTCAGGAGGGGGCTGCCACCGGCATGGGGCTGTACCTAACCCGGCAGGTCGCGGAGCCGCTGCTGATTAGACTTCACGCTGCTTCCGTGCTGGGGCAGGGGAGTGTATTTACGCTGACTTTTCCAAGGGAAAATGACTTTCAGCGCCTGACAGGCATGTGA
- a CDS encoding ABC transporter ATP-binding protein, whose product MNANSSSAGPIRLREALKRLLPYIKPYRLGFLTAVVLLTAKLALDIGFATIQQVFIDTINNTDMLSLTRITVICSLACLVTILCLMLQHYLRFTVHSRMSWDFRAKFFDTSHRLPYSRLEAMHSGDLTSRNTKDVGAAMGMISSLVYDLGYNLLLCLVAFLYLASMDVWLALLALGTGPVVFLSGRFFDRKLRKLFTQIYAQEALLRGILQETTQGMKVVRSFSLENMLLSRYATERRKLNQLEQQRTLLNALLWHSSAFINNAVMISCAVLIARSAMRGETTAGEVLAFILLMGRVQWPFVEMSQTWGGVQESLGAADRVFEILDATLEGEAYSGRFSSPGEVATTEENVLSIQGLCYSFAGPQSKEKTGLSEINLQLQHGETVAIVGPSGSGKTTLVRLCCGLYEPQTGSINVCGNAVHGQLEEARRMISYVPQNPYLFSGSIRENIAFSAAEATDGEIREAARLAGADEFIMRLPEGYDTMIGEHGSSLSGGQRQRLAIARAFLRNAPLLLLDEATSALDNESERLVQQSLERLMSDRTTLVIAHRLSTVRDASRIIVLDQGTIAEEGTHDELLEQNGLYADLYHLQFNSTGAGTRGSALLPESLTAG is encoded by the coding sequence ATGAATGCTAATTCATCTTCAGCTGGCCCAATCCGGCTTCGGGAAGCGCTCAAGCGGCTGCTCCCTTATATCAAGCCATACCGGCTCGGATTTCTGACAGCTGTGGTATTGCTCACAGCCAAGCTTGCCCTGGATATCGGGTTCGCCACGATTCAACAGGTTTTCATTGATACTATTAACAATACCGATATGCTGTCCTTGACAAGGATAACCGTAATTTGTTCCCTGGCTTGTCTAGTGACTATCCTCTGTCTTATGCTGCAGCATTACCTCCGCTTCACCGTTCACAGCCGTATGTCCTGGGATTTCCGGGCAAAGTTCTTTGACACCAGTCACCGGCTGCCTTACAGCCGTCTGGAAGCTATGCATTCCGGCGATCTGACCTCTCGCAATACTAAGGATGTGGGAGCAGCCATGGGAATGATCAGTAGTCTGGTTTACGATCTGGGCTATAATCTATTGCTCTGCTTGGTAGCATTTCTGTATTTAGCCAGTATGGATGTATGGCTCGCACTGCTTGCACTTGGCACGGGACCTGTGGTCTTTCTGTCAGGACGTTTCTTTGACCGCAAACTGCGCAAGCTGTTCACGCAGATCTATGCCCAAGAAGCCCTGTTACGGGGAATTCTGCAGGAGACTACTCAAGGGATGAAGGTCGTCCGTTCATTTTCACTGGAGAATATGCTGCTCAGCAGGTATGCCACGGAACGCAGAAAACTGAACCAGCTTGAGCAGCAAAGAACCCTGCTGAATGCCCTGCTCTGGCATTCTTCCGCTTTCATCAACAACGCTGTAATGATCAGCTGTGCTGTACTAATTGCAAGATCAGCGATGCGGGGAGAGACCACAGCAGGTGAAGTGCTTGCCTTCATCCTCCTGATGGGACGAGTTCAATGGCCGTTCGTCGAAATGTCGCAGACTTGGGGCGGGGTACAGGAATCACTCGGTGCAGCTGATCGTGTATTTGAAATTCTTGATGCTACTTTGGAAGGAGAAGCATACAGCGGCCGCTTCTCTTCCCCTGGAGAAGTGGCCACTACTGAGGAGAATGTATTAAGTATACAAGGGCTGTGCTATAGCTTCGCTGGGCCTCAGTCCAAGGAGAAGACCGGCTTATCAGAGATTAATCTCCAGCTACAGCATGGCGAGACCGTCGCTATTGTCGGACCCAGCGGCTCGGGTAAAACAACACTGGTACGATTATGCTGCGGACTGTATGAACCGCAAACCGGCAGTATTAACGTGTGCGGTAATGCAGTACACGGTCAGTTGGAAGAGGCCCGCCGGATGATCTCCTATGTACCGCAGAATCCCTACTTATTCTCGGGCAGTATCCGGGAGAATATTGCATTCAGCGCAGCTGAGGCAACGGACGGGGAGATACGAGAAGCCGCCCGGTTGGCAGGTGCAGATGAATTTATCATGCGCCTGCCGGAAGGCTATGACACAATGATTGGTGAACATGGCTCCTCCTTATCCGGCGGTCAAAGGCAACGCCTGGCCATCGCCAGAGCATTCCTGCGTAATGCACCGCTCCTGCTGCTGGATGAAGCTACATCAGCACTTGATAATGAGTCTGAACGGCTGGTGCAGCAATCACTCGAACGGCTAATGTCAGACAGGACCACCCTCGTGATAGCCCACAGACTGTCAACGGTACGGGATGCCTCGCGGATTATAGTTCTTGACCAGGGGACAATCGCCGAGGAAGGGACACATGATGAACTTCTGGAGCAAAACGGACTCTATGCTGACCTCTACCACTTACAATTCAACTCTACAGGGGCTGGAACCAGGGGTTCGGCACTACTTCCGGAATCGCTTACTGCAGGATGA
- a CDS encoding ABC transporter ATP-binding protein has translation MLIMQANKIYKTYGNKFNKQEVLRGIDLQVDKGEFVGIMGPSGSGKTTLLNVLSSIDRVSKGTIEIEGKEFTGMKEKQLAEFRKHHLGFIFQDYNLLDTLTVKENIMLPLSITGMSKKEAHQKFDQVAGELGIYELKDKYPAEISGGQKQRTSAARAFVHDPSIIFADEPTGALDSKSASDLLNKLAAMNSKREATIVMVTHDAVAASYCSRVVFIRDGQIYTQLNKGEESRQSFLGDIISTQGVLGGVTQ, from the coding sequence ATGCTTATCATGCAGGCTAACAAAATCTATAAAACCTATGGCAACAAATTTAACAAACAGGAAGTCCTGAGGGGCATTGATCTTCAGGTGGACAAGGGCGAGTTCGTCGGAATCATGGGACCGTCCGGGTCCGGCAAAACGACGCTTCTGAACGTATTGTCCTCCATTGACCGGGTAAGCAAAGGGACGATCGAAATTGAGGGCAAGGAATTCACGGGGATGAAGGAGAAGCAGCTCGCCGAATTCCGCAAGCATCATCTCGGGTTCATTTTCCAGGATTATAATCTGCTTGACACCTTGACGGTTAAGGAGAATATCATGCTGCCGCTGTCGATTACAGGCATGTCCAAGAAGGAGGCGCACCAGAAATTCGACCAGGTGGCAGGCGAGCTGGGAATCTATGAGCTGAAGGACAAATATCCGGCGGAAATCTCCGGCGGGCAGAAGCAGCGTACGTCTGCGGCACGGGCCTTCGTGCATGATCCAAGTATTATTTTTGCCGATGAGCCGACGGGAGCCTTGGATTCCAAGTCTGCGTCCGATCTGCTGAACAAGCTGGCCGCCATGAACAGCAAGCGTGAAGCTACCATTGTCATGGTTACACATGATGCCGTTGCCGCAAGCTACTGCAGCCGCGTGGTGTTCATCCGGGACGGTCAAATCTACACCCAGCTGAACAAGGGGGAGGAATCGCGGCAATCCTTCTTGGGTGATATTATCAGCACCCAGGGCGTACTTGGTGGTGTCACGCAATGA
- a CDS encoding DUF6199 family natural product biosynthesis protein, whose protein sequence is MIIETFSAIFILLFGIAVNLFSLYVRRNPTFSWQASEGWKTKGDSEPSDAYISSMRFRGAVGLWMGSFLMVMGILTLWSSLS, encoded by the coding sequence ATGATCATCGAAACTTTTAGCGCAATCTTCATCTTGTTATTTGGAATTGCAGTCAACTTATTTAGCTTATATGTGCGCAGAAACCCTACCTTCAGTTGGCAGGCGAGTGAGGGCTGGAAAACGAAAGGCGATAGTGAACCCAGTGACGCCTACATCAGCTCCATGCGCTTCAGAGGGGCCGTGGGCTTATGGATGGGATCTTTCCTGATGGTGATGGGGATATTGACACTCTGGAGTTCTCTTAGCTAA
- a CDS encoding response regulator transcription factor: protein MFKIMLIEDDITLFGEIRERLAQWSYEVYGVTNFGKVLQEFSEVKPDLVVIDIQLPRFDGFHWCRILRSHSKVPIIFLSSRDHPSDMVMSMQLGADDFIQKPFHFEVLIAKIQAILRRVYNYSKEGTELKTWRGAAIEFVKNTVTGSGGAALLTKNEMLILKILLERKNTIVEREEIITSLWDNEHFVSDNTLTVNVNRLRKKLEPLGLDTYIETKVGQGYMATEEAEQ, encoded by the coding sequence GTGTTCAAAATTATGCTTATAGAAGACGATATTACGCTGTTCGGGGAGATCCGGGAGCGTCTGGCCCAATGGTCGTATGAGGTGTACGGGGTTACGAATTTCGGTAAGGTCCTGCAAGAGTTCTCGGAGGTGAAGCCCGACCTGGTGGTGATTGATATCCAGCTGCCGCGCTTCGACGGCTTCCACTGGTGCCGGATTCTGCGCAGCCACTCCAAGGTGCCGATTATTTTCCTCTCCTCCCGGGACCATCCGAGCGATATGGTGATGTCGATGCAGCTGGGGGCCGATGATTTCATTCAGAAGCCGTTCCACTTCGAGGTGCTGATTGCCAAGATTCAGGCCATCCTCCGCCGGGTCTACAATTACAGCAAGGAAGGCACGGAGCTGAAGACCTGGCGCGGAGCGGCAATTGAGTTCGTGAAGAATACGGTCACGGGGAGCGGGGGGGCAGCGCTGCTTACGAAGAATGAGATGCTGATTCTCAAAATCCTGCTGGAGCGCAAAAACACCATTGTAGAGCGTGAGGAGATCATCACCAGCCTGTGGGACAACGAGCATTTTGTCAGCGATAATACGCTGACTGTGAATGTGAACCGGCTGCGCAAGAAGCTGGAGCCGCTCGGCCTGGATACGTACATTGAGACAAAGGTCGGTCAAGGGTATATGGCGACAGAAGAGGCGGAACAATGA
- a CDS encoding ArsR family transcriptional regulator, with amino-acid sequence MNDSLQETLLKNIRFAYNEAIEFIVSMGMLACEDQLADLAAEYKIEIDELLGTYFEDARKLLSPHFTRELMFFFRHNFFHNALDFPLYESACSYPEAQTAEEWINRLEKSPAEHIVSEMVYGVYHDNLEALLKGYDWEVVKKDLNKLLELASDTQPQPEVVEAHGPLLECLARPQETKLRYIQLLRQFHQDVFIHWKDRIQAISEQASLRYEAQFRSTPEVFIRELHKNEPALFDFPATFHVSFVSQVNNSFYNFHTETGQIGWVIFGVHNDRVYGPVADREKTELFLKAFSDKRRLDLLLLLKQRPHYGKEIATALGITPAAVNYHANFLFFLDLLDIERVDHRLYYVLRTDTLRNLLALTTKVMLD; translated from the coding sequence ATGAACGATTCTTTGCAAGAGACACTACTGAAAAACATCCGTTTTGCGTACAACGAGGCGATTGAGTTTATTGTTTCCATGGGAATGTTGGCATGTGAGGATCAGCTGGCAGATCTGGCAGCGGAATATAAAATCGAAATTGATGAGCTGCTCGGAACCTATTTTGAAGATGCCCGCAAGTTATTGTCACCTCATTTCACTCGTGAGCTGATGTTTTTTTTCCGTCACAACTTTTTTCACAATGCACTGGATTTCCCGTTATATGAATCTGCCTGTTCCTATCCAGAGGCGCAGACTGCCGAAGAATGGATCAACAGACTGGAGAAAAGTCCTGCTGAGCACATCGTTTCAGAGATGGTCTATGGCGTCTACCACGATAATTTGGAGGCACTGTTGAAGGGCTACGATTGGGAGGTGGTCAAAAAGGATCTCAATAAGCTCTTAGAACTTGCTTCGGACACGCAACCTCAGCCTGAGGTGGTAGAAGCCCATGGTCCGCTGCTTGAATGCCTTGCACGTCCGCAAGAAACCAAGCTGCGTTACATACAGCTCCTGCGTCAATTCCATCAGGATGTTTTCATTCACTGGAAAGACCGGATTCAAGCAATTTCTGAACAGGCCTCACTCCGTTATGAGGCACAGTTCCGTAGTACCCCGGAGGTTTTTATTCGTGAACTTCATAAGAATGAGCCTGCACTCTTTGACTTTCCTGCCACCTTCCATGTCAGCTTTGTTTCACAGGTGAACAACAGCTTCTACAATTTCCATACAGAAACCGGGCAGATAGGCTGGGTCATCTTCGGCGTACACAATGACCGCGTATACGGCCCCGTTGCCGACCGGGAGAAGACCGAGCTGTTCCTCAAGGCCTTCTCGGATAAACGGCGCCTGGATCTCCTGCTCTTACTCAAACAGCGGCCGCACTATGGTAAGGAAATCGCTACTGCGCTTGGCATCACACCTGCAGCTGTGAATTATCATGCCAACTTCCTGTTTTTCCTGGATCTTCTGGACATCGAGCGGGTAGATCACCGCCTGTATTATGTGCTCAGAACCGATACTTTGCGCAATCTGCTTGCCTTAACAACAAAAGTCATGCTGGATTAA